Proteins co-encoded in one Papaver somniferum cultivar HN1 chromosome 5, ASM357369v1, whole genome shotgun sequence genomic window:
- the LOC113280481 gene encoding uncharacterized protein LOC113280481, with amino-acid sequence MMRGGRREEKEENLNQEVLDELRDTRTLINNSRRGGRVQMTEAIKEAAKSPFTYEIMYVDIPEKCVLPTLPSIFSGSESVMQHLKQYILSLIQWGRNDEVLCRYFPASLTGEALAWFDGQPERSISSFKDLQRIFLTTYITNNMLRPGIETLFNLRRRSSEILRGLVTRWRMVCSELAGRVDEKNFILAFVNALIPNDLLYTQIFIIRNSLTMNELREYQEEYIVLEEKHRQVSEIVSIPAKEGNSRLLPREVHVVENDPKHKKGEPSTPIPAKLVDVSSGNQEWIDQQRYEESRRRNYDPRSYITGYQQRNNQGPRFGERRPSAPAFEDINLPRLNATVEKVWEAIVLTEEIPPPPNFGRKPPPGTRSHEFCKYHRFHGHHTNNCRNIRQIILRLIEQGKLVHFLENYAPPPPPPPRENQPVYRIEIDRGAQRPNCNTIIHAAKSIQNFHDNILRRVYKRDFEGKEIFSVNTKEPLEEWQKRKITFSAKDAPEGGNSHTNPLVITLNFGKYSKWEDDQAEKGKIWAIDRILVDTGSSVDILFYHAFKTMGYKDSDLVPSTYNIYGFNGIASKPKRELVIIFFAGGLETKVTVCIIDIDSPYDTLIERPWIHGIKGIVSTYHQAIQFPMPSAIGEIRGDFRDAQDCIKKDVHNCKEKKKDVHNCKEKIRKKNRADYGIHNWDK; translated from the coding sequence ATGATGAGAGGTGGTCGtcgagaagagaaagaagagaactTGAACCAGGAAGTCTTGGATGAGCTACGAGATACGAGGACTTTGATAAACAATTCGCGAAGAGGCGGCAGAGTGCAGATGACAGAGGCAATAAAAGAGGCTGCCAAATCTCCGTTTACCTATGAGATAATGTATGTTGACATCCCAGAAAAATGTGTACTGCCAACGCTTCCGAGCATATTCAGCGGATCTGAAAGTGTTATGCAACACTTGAAACAATACATTCTTTCATTGATACAATGGGGACGAAATGATGAGGTACTTTGTCGATACTTCCCCGCGAGTTTAACCGGGGAAGCATTGGCTTGGTTTGACGGGCAACCAGAAAGATCAATTTCGTCGTTCAAAGACTTACAAAGAATATTCCTGACCACTTACATCACTAACAACATGTTAAGGCCGGGGATTGAGACTCTATTCAATTTAAGGAGGAGATCTTCGGAAATCCTGCGAGGATTGGTAACGAGGTGGAGGATGGTATGCAGCGAGCTTGCAGGAAGAGTTGATGAGAAGAATTTCATCCTAGCTTTCGTGAACGCGTTGATCCCAAATGATCTGCTGTACACTCAAATATTCATCATTCGCAACTCTTTGACAATGAATGAATTAAGAGAGTATCAAGAGGAATATATAGTGTTGGAAGAAAAGCATAGGCAAGTCAGCGAAATAGTATCGATTCCAGCAAAGGAAgggaattcaagattattaccAAGGGAAGTGCATGTCGTGGAGAATGATCCGAAACACAAAAAGGGAGAGCCATCAACTCCAATCCCAGCAAAGTTAGTGGATGTGTCAAGTGGAAATCAAGAATGGATTGATCAACAAAGATATGAAGAATCAAGACGGAGGAATTATGATCCGCGAAGCTACATCACGGGATATCAACAAAGAAACAACCAAGGGCCCAGATTTGGAGAGCGAAGACCAAGTGCACCAGCTTTTGAAGACATAAACCTCCCAAGGCTTAATGCAACTGTGGAAAAGGTATGGGAGGCAATAGTACTAACGGAGGAGATCCCACCACCACCTAATTTTGGGAGAAAACCACCTCCAGGAACTAGGAGTCATGAGTTCTGCAAGTATCATCGCTTTCATGGGCATCATACAAATAATTGTCGAAACATTCGACAAATTATACTTCGCCTGATAGAGCAGGGAAAACTCGTGCATTTCCTGGAAAATtatgcaccaccaccaccaccaccaccacgtgAAAATCAGCCGGTATACCGAATTGAAATAGATCGAGGGGCACAAAGACCGAATTGTAATACGATAATACATGCAGCGAAGAGCATCCAAAATTTCCATGACAACATACTCAGGAGAGTATATAAGAGGGACTTCGAAGGAAAAGAAATATTCAGCGTCAACACGAAGGAACCGTTAGAAGAATGgcagaaaagaaaaataacattttCAGCGAAAGATGCACCCGAAGGAGGAAACTCGCATACAAACCCTTTGGTAATAACCCTAAATTTTGGGAAATACTCAAAGTGGGAAGACGACCAAGCTGAGAAAGGGAAAATCTGGGCAATTGACAGAATCTTGGTGGATACGGGGAGCTCGGTTGATATACTCTTCTATCATGCCTTTAAGACCATGGGATACAAGGACTCGGATCTCGTACCATCGACGTACAACATATATGGGTTTAACGGAATCGCATCTAAACCAAAGAGAGAGCTAGTTATAATTTTTTTTGCTGGTGGGCTGGAAACCAAAGTCACGGTCTGCATAATAGACATAGACTCACCTTACGACACTCTTATAGAAAGACCATGGATACACGGGATAAAAGGAATCGTATCTACATATCATCAGGCCATACAGTTCCCTATGCCAAGTGCAATTGGTGAAATAAGAGGAGATTTTAGGGACGCACAAGATTGTATTAAAAAGGATGTCCATAACTgtaaggagaagaaaaaggatgTCCATAACTGTAAGGAGAAGATAAGAAAGAAGAATAGAGCGGATTATGGTATTCACAATTGGGATAAGTGA